The Drosophila bipectinata strain 14024-0381.07 chromosome 3L, DbipHiC1v2, whole genome shotgun sequence region TCCGGACGGGTCTCTACGTTGTGTGAGGGATACTCCACTACCTTGCCGGCAATCACGGAGAAGATGCGCAGACGCTTCAGCAAGCTGTAGTTGATGTCCTTGATCAGCACGTACTCCAGCTGCTCCGGTCGGCTGATTTGCTTTCCCGGAGGAGCAGTTCGCAGACCAAAATCGTGGTAAATAACCGGCACTCCGTCGGCGGTCATGTGGACGTCCAACTCGATCATGTCGGCGTGGTGCTCATGGGCACTTAGGAAGGAGGCGATGGTGTTCTCCCTCTCGGCTGGGGCATCGGCAATGTAGCTCTTGCCGTTGCCGCGGTGACCCACATCCAGGTTGGGCCAGCTACGGGGCCAGTAGTGGGCGTAGGTTGTCTTGAAGTCCAGAGGGGAATAGCGATAAGGCTGAACCACCATATAGGGAAGTCGCAGGCGGGCCAGGGTCTCATCGGCATCCCGGGCTGACTTGATGGGCAGGTGGAGCAGTCCCTCGCTGCCTTGGAACTCGGAGCTGACCAGGTTGGCGCTGCCCAGGAGCTCATTGGTCATGCTGTAGCAGTCCAAGCGGAAGTGCTGCTGCATAATCCTCTCCAGCGGCAAGGTAATGTGAAAGATTACGATGTCGTTCTTGGTGTAGGGCACCCCGAACACAGGCTGCTTCTCCAGCTGACTCTTGCCGTACTCCTGCTTGGTGTACTCCACCAGGAGGCCGGCGGTCTGCTCCACCGGCACAATCTTCAGCTGGACATGCTGCGGGTCAAAGGTCTCGATGTCATGCACCTGGAACATTTTCTCGCCATTGAACTTGAGCTGGAGGATGACTTCGTGGTTCAGCCATCCGCGATGCACTTGCGGCTTCAGATCTGCGTTTTCCGCTGTGATGCCAAAAACGTCCAGTTGGCTGCACTGCAGCTCGGAGCAGGGTCCCAAGGAGCGGGGCTTGAAATGGGTCTCCCAGCGACGGATCTGCTTGTAGCCGGACAGATCCTCCACGTAGACAAAGTAGCGGTAGTCCATGCGGCGGCATGCCTGCAAGGGCACCGTGGCCTGCCAGTTGAGATCGTCCAAAGACTCCAGGGGCACGCATCGGGACAGCTGCCATTCGCCCAAGGCCTTCACATCGCCGGTGAGTCCGAGTCGCTCCTCCGGTGCCAGCGGCGTTTCCAATCGCACGTTGAACTCCCGCAGGGTGGGCTTGCATTCGGACGAGGAGGATGCAGCCGGCTCCAGCTCATTGCCTGTGCCATAGGATAAGGCGGATCCATCCACGTAGGCGGCACACTGCAAGAACAACCAGGCCACGGCCAGGATTAATAAATTTGTCCGCAACATGGCCATCCCGATTGGAGGGCAGAAACCGACTGAGCGCCGCTGCGGCACCCTAGCCAGCTATTAAATAGACGCAGTCGAGATTAAACGATGACCCCTTGCGGATTTGGTTACGCCCTGATAAAGTTTCTCCGGCCCTGCCGGCGCCCCTCCTCCTTTCCCCAGCCCCGTTTCCCAAATTAGAAACGAAAACAGGTTCGCGCGATAAGCACGCGTTTTAAGTCGCCCCCGTATCGCTCGTGACTCTCTAAGATCGCAAACAAGATCACGTGTTGTACTGGGTCTCGACTAAAGATCGCCTCGGAAGTTATCAGCTCTTgactatttataaaaaaaagacaccAGACTCAAACCTCTTTACGAGTTATCAGCTTATTTGACTGCAACTGAAATGATTcgttttgatttatttagctGAGCCTGCCTTTAATTTGTCTCACTATTGGGGTATTGACACAAGCTTTGTTGAGACCTGCCCCTAATCAACCTGTTGTTTGCGTAATATACGTACTAAGTTTAATGGCAAATACTTGTCAGATAGAGAACCCCCGGAAAGACAAAGTACGTCAGTCAATCTATTTATTTCCTAGTTTTTATAGCTCCTGTtattgcaaaaaaataaactaaaaattcaagaaaaatatgaaacattGTATTACATTCTTTCAGAccctattaaaaaaatgtcaatataAGCACGAGTTAAAAAATCGCTTAATATTGAGCGGTTTACCTGTCCATGTAAGCCGCACGGAAGACATTGCAATTTACGCGACTTTTGTCGCTGGTGCGGTTTCTGCGGCAGAGCTGTCTGATTCCGGTGGCATGGCAGTTTGCCGATGATGATGCAATGGCTGCCAAATGCCCTACACCTGCCGGGCCCCCGACAACTGGGCACTAAATAGGATCGCAATAGCCAGAGCTTGTGTAAGCGAAGTGAACCCATaaattaaccaaaaaataCTAATATTAAATTATCGCGTGTTGTGCCAGCACAGCGGTTGGGGTCTATCGAAAACGATAGAGATTTATGCCGATGCTAATTTACGGAGAGtaaattatatgtatatttgggGAGCACCACCCACCTAACCGGCCGAGTGTTCGGACAAATACTTCCTCCGCCTTGGCAACATTTCAAAAGGCAACTACCTAGCGGCAAAAGTCGCGTGTTCTGATGAAATTTAGTATTAGTGCCGGACTATAGGCGGGTCCAAAATCACATCGAGTGCTATTCGCACTTATTATAGTTTTCTAGGTTGTATATAGTTTTTCCGCATTTATGTATTTTCGTCTGACTTGCGTCAACCGGTGCGTTTTGGACGCGTTTTGTTAGCGATTTCACGTTCTTGGCACAATTAGCATAGCCTTGTGGATTTTTGCGGAGGTGGTCCGACCATTGGAGCCACTCTGAATCGGTTAAGCATTGAAAAGCTCCTAAACTAATGGAAatactattaaaaatatttaagaaattggTTTAAAACTTGAGATTTCTCAACTTTATGCTAATTTACGAGTGTGGTTCGAAAGCTTTGCTGCGATTTCTACCGCATGTTCACGTGTTTTCAACGCAGGCGCTCTTTTTAATGTACTCCCACTCGGCATACAGCCCcatatgttttttgttttgggaaaTTTCAGACTCGAAAAAAAGCTCTCAACTTGTTTGGGGCGTTTTATTTATAGTTGGAGCAGCCGAAAGCTCCACCATCTGTTTCATGGCTACAATTTCAGCTTGACTTCTTATCAATTGAAGTGTTGTAATATCAGGTATCATATATTAGCCTTATACTTTATGGCAGGCTCTTAAACAATGAACGATTTGAAATCTAATCAAACAAGAGCCACTTGAGCTGGGGTTGCTAACTGGGCTCTTTTGAAAGCTTAGTCCCCAATCAAAAGTGATTCAATCACATGAGATCTTTGCAACATGTGGCATTTCATTTCAAGAGCTTCTTTCAGGCATTGTAGTTTGAGGTTGGGTTCTTTAATGGGTTTGTTTATTAGTACTCGGAAATGACGTCTTATGGGGGCTTGAGTTTCTGTCTCGCctattgaaaatattgaattTCATCGTATAacaagaataataataattcagAAGAATACACACTTTATCCACAACAATTTCCCCTGAAAATTTCAGACCCCAAAACATGTGCTTAATATTTCTTTAGTATATTTCCCAAGCCTACAATTACCTCTCTTCCCCATGGGTCCCTCTATCCAAAGCTTCCTCCCCCTTTTTACGTTGAATTATTGATTTTCAAATACCTACTCTACTACTCAGTCAcgaaaattgcataaaaacgggcagacagacagacagacaacaTGCAAATGTACGATGACAACAGCATCGACCTTCAGACACCCCGAAAAAGTCAAAGCTCAACCGCTTGAGACACTTGCATTTCACTAGAACGTCACGGGAGTCCTTAGACCCACCCCACTTCCTcttaatatacatatgtttatATAAAACGATGAGTAATTACATTCTGCATGTGATCATCCGGACTTTGGGGTTCCATGGGTGTCAGCAACATTGGCACAGACATTTTGATTGTATTTCGGTTTCTTGCAGCACAACAAATAATAGAGGGTTTGGTTTTAGATTGCTTTGGTTTCTTGAGGAACCAAacgaaaatcaacaaaaattcAACTTATATCACAGTAAATAGTTTGCACTAtgcggcgtatgcgcaatgttgttgctgcttcgGCTAGGCGGCGAGCATTTTGTACTTGTTTGTTATTTGTATGTTTGTTCAGTGATGGAGTTATAAACTTTTCTGACGTATTTCCTTAGGCAGGCTCTTCTTTGTTTATGTCCTTTGTGAGAGGGGGCCTTTGTGGAGGGAACTAGGACACTGTGGACGCTGTGGGTCCGTCGTCAGAATTCGACGTTGCAGTCGCAACTGTTTCTGGCACTTTTGTTGTGCGCGCaatttaaacgatttcttttTATCGAAAATGAGGCGGAGAGCTTTTCGCCAGTGCCCGTTTTCTTTCTTTGTATGTGCCAGCACACAGAGACGTAGACGTATCCGTCGACGTTGGcgatttgttttggttttcagctCGGGGTACAGTTGCGGCTTGGGCTTTTTCAAAATGTTGTTGGCCTCTAGCAGCCGGGCAACAGAAacacaataaaaaacaaaaaaaaaacaccagataataaataaaacaaaaataagatTAATCGAATTAGCAATGCCCTCGATCGACAAGAATCAGAACAGGAGAACAAAGAAGAAACCCGATTAATCAGAAACAAATtactaactaaaaaaaaattaatcataGTTTGTGCAGGTTAACtgtgaattaaaaaaactgAAGGTTAAAGGTtaaaatagtaataatatTCCACTTAAAAATATAGCAGACAGAGCAGATAGAATTATCAAACATGATAAGATTTCAAGCGTAGTTATAGCTCCTAAAAAAATTTGCAGTAAAGATTTGCACAAAGATTTTTTTCCACCAAAGTCTTATAGATTGCTATTGGCATATAAAGATTAGTAATGTTAAAAACCACCTCTATCCCAAATTTCAAAGCCCTAACTTGAAGGCAAGCCAAGTTACATGAAGCTAGTCAAACCGTATAACCTTATCTTTAGGGTATCCAAAACTAAAACTTCGTATAAATTCATAATATAGTTGCGCTGCTCAGTGAAACACGCAAGCCAAAAGCTCTTCGAATCGAGCGCGGATGACAACACGAGAGCAGCCCCAACATACGAGACCAGCTTCGCCTCCTGACCCCCAACAGCCGCCCAGGCCCCCCTTTTAGGGTGACATGCCACGAGGCTGATTGGCTCTGGCGAGAAACGTGTTGGTCGTGTGCAGCGGTCGGCACGTGAagagttttttgttgttatttgtcTCTCAGCTGGTTTTGTGGGGCGTCGTCGGGGTCTGCGTCGGTGGTGGTGCCGGGCCCTCCTCGTCAAATGGTGGTTCTCATCTGTGAAACTGAATGGCATCCGGTTGAAAGCTCGCTCCGCTGTGGCATAGTATCGGCTCTCTCTTACCCACTACGGAACCGGTTTGGGTCGGTTGGGGATTTGCTGTTTTCCTTGTTGTTTGTTTACATCTAAAATTTGTGCGTGTTGTTGATAAGACAAGAACTATTTTCAAGCTTTTTGGCTTCGAAAGTAAAGCTCTCCGGTCAAGGTCTTGGGTGGCACAACGCGATCGTAATGCCTGATGTGTTGCTAGGCGCCTTTGTTCAATAAAATAGAATTATATCTCTCTTTGCTCATGTCGCTTTTGTTTggatttattataatatacgACACACTTTCACGACTTTATTCCCTATACCCATAATTTCCTTATTTTATTctgtttttatattaaatctACTGTGCACACAAAACGCCTCATCGGGTCCAaagttcaataaatattttgtttagcATTTATCTTAGAGCTTTGTGCTTGTTTTTCACACGTTGATATGCTTTTTAGACGCGCCCCTTCTAGGAAGTTGCGTCGCATAAATACTCACACCGATCTAGATATTTCAAAACTATTTGTTGTCTTATCTTCAACATGATTTCGGTCACGTTTACTTGTTGTTCTTTTctacaaaacaataatatttacTGTTGCTTATGGCATCATCTGCGGGTTGTTTACATCATTGGCATACGCTACTCGTTTAGGCCTTGTAACcggaaaaacaaaacaaacaatcgCTGGTGTTTGCCTTAGATAAGCTTTGGGTAAACTAAttacaaagaaaaatacttTTATGATTCCACCTACAATCTGGGAAGCCAAACCAGTTATTATAAAAGACCTCATAACTACAGCACTTTTTTTGGAAGGCATTTAAACCCCAACAACACAGGTGTATCACTATTAATTACCATTTATGTGATAAATATCACACAATAACACACACAAATTATATCAAACTAGTCTTGGATTCATTTAATAAACACACATTGATAAATCTATACCAAAATTTGTGttaaaaaacttatttaaagTATTGTCACATCTGTTTTTAAGAGTCTATATAATAAACGCTGAGCATCTCGTACCTGGTCGGGCATGATCACTGATCGTTGTCAGGGTCGTTGTTCAGCAGTTTACCCTTGAGGGGGCGTTGGACTTGAAGCACTTCTAAGCGATTTTATCACGAGTTTACTACACCTTTCCCACAACGATTCCTAACACACCACACACTTGGTTATTCCGCAGGCCTCAAGCGAAACTGATGGGCTGGCGAGTTTGAATGGGCTTCAAACTTAGAGCCTACTACTAAATAGGAAGTCACACGGCCGCTTCCTCCCCGTCGCACAGCGTAAATacaattaaatcaatttaaaacaataaaccTCAAAGCAGCAGCCAGCACAAAGAGAAGAGGCAATGATAGATGACAGCATCGGAACAGATAAGCGGGAATCGAGGTATTTGGGTGTTTTGTAGACGCCTCAGCAAATCGCGAGCAGTCTGAAAGATTGAGAGATTATGTAGAAATGTGTGCAAGAAAGTGCAATGGATGAGCAAACTGTACCTACCTAGCAACGAACCCGCGTCACACCGTAGATGCAATACTCTCCTCTGCGATTGCTTCAGGGGTTGCCTCAGGTTGAGTGTTCGTTGTACTTTCTGCTGAGGTTTTCTCTGCCTCTGATGGTGTCACTGCTTCATCCGGCTTTGTCTTCGTTTCACGCTCAAACAGAATGATCAGCTCGGTGTGTGTAGTGTGAGGAAACATGTCCACCGCCACGGCAGATTTGGGATAGAAGGGCTCTCCTTTGTATTGTTTCGATTCCGGCCTAGCCAGATCGAGGAAGTTTCTTTTGGCACTATGAGGATTGCAGGAGACATAGACCAGACGCTTTATGGCACTTGCCGATCGAATGGCGGCTATTGAACGATTATCTGGAAAATAATTTAgattatttgtatatttttaaattaaaaagacCTTGGCTGAGGTTAGCTATGGGCTCCTCCATTACTTACGTAGCCCAGCTCTTGGAGGATCCACCACAGCAACGAGATCTACCGGCTTTCCGGGTTCCTGCTCGTAGAGAGCATCCCTCACCATGCTCTTGATAAAATCATCAGAGTTGCCCGTGTAGAACTTGCAGTTTGTAATGCCATTCACCTCGGCATTGAACTCGGCATCCTTAATAGCATCTGGTACTATCTCAACACCCATAACCTTCCGACAGTGCTTGGCAAAGGCCAGAGTAATGGTACCAGTTCCGCAGCAGATATCCAAGAGGGTTGTGTCTTTTGTGGGAGCCACCAAGTCAATGGCCTGCTGGTAGAGCAGGTTGGCACCTTCGGTGTTGATTTGAAAGAAGGCCAGTGGGCTGATTCGGAATTTGAGGCCTTGAATGGTATCCGTGATGTGAGTGGTTCCGAGTAAATGGTGCACTGGATTAACCATCTGTCCAGCTTCCCGATGCTGGACATCTTGGTAATACAATGAAGTGCACTTGAAGGGCTCGTTTTCACTATTTTCATAGAAGTTTTTCAGTTCATTTTTGAGCTCCTGCTGTTCATCGACACTTAGATTCGAGGAGTAAATGCCAGCCACTAGCATTAGTTCACCAGTGGAACTGGAGCACCTGACCATCAATTGCCGGAAATGCCCCACATTTCCATCGGGATTAAAGGGCAGGAACTTGGATTGCCTTACCAGTTTTTGGAAACTCTGAGCCGCCCACTTGGCCTGCTCTGGAAGATGCGGCAAGTTCTCTACGCCCGCCACTTCCACGGATCCATCGCTGTAGCATCCCAAACGGAAGCCAACTACTATTTCTCCCTCGGAATTCTTGCCCACAGTGAATTCGTTCTTGTTCCGGTAACCATTAACCGTGGGTGAGGGCAGAACTCCttgaaattgtattttatCCAACGTTTTTTTAGCTTCCGGATTAACACGCCACAGTTCATGCAAATATTTCTTCAGAAGATTAGTCATTTCCTCGCCTTTATGTTTGACCTGATCCTCGTAGGGAAGCTCAGCTAGTGGACAAGTGGCTTCTATTGCGGTTCGCTGCTTCTTTGGGTTTCCATTATTGGCCTGCTCATCGGCGGCCCGCTTTTTCTGGAGAGGGTCGGCGGAGGCTTTGGCAGCAATAGCCTTGAGAACTTTTCCTTTCCATTTGTACCCATTTAGAGTCTCCAAGGCTCTTTGCTGATCCTCCAAAGTGCGGAAGCAAACGAAAGCGAATTCTTTACGATTTGGTGACTTTATTTTGGTCATGTCTAGTTTGAGAGTATTCTTCAGAAGTTTCTTGAATTCCTGAATGCaaagaataaatattacaatttgaATTGCTTTTTCGTACTTCAATACTTACCCCAATACCGAAATAACCCAGATTTTTAACTTCTATTTTATATATCTCTGAGGTAAACTCGTTTCTTTCCAAATAAGCATACTCCTCGCCGGTTCCTTCTTTTTCCACGCTTACATTTTTGTCTTCTTCATTTTCCTTGAGATCAGATCCATTAGCGACTTCGGCTGATGGTATTTCCTTGCTTTCACATTCCATTTTGtgcaaattaattaatattttaaacaaaataaaattgtaaacacAAAAACACGTGAAATAAACAAGGGTCAACAATAAAAGAACGTTTTTCACTAGCAAACAACCAAGGGTCACTCTAACAGCTGTTTGAATAGAAAATTTATCGATAGGCATTTTAGTATTGGAAAACGCACGCTATAAAGGCGGTCTTTTAAAAAGTatgtaattgaaaaattaagtttaactttattCTTTAACTTCTTCAAAACGTTTAAGAGCAAAATCAAGTATTGCTTTTCGTTCAGACAGCAACTGTTTCATTTCAGGTTCATGTTGCATTATGTTTTGAATTTCCTTGAGCAAATCCGCAGCTTGCTGCAGTTTTTCTTGGCACTCGCTTGGATCCTCCGTCCTCAAGGCTTGTGCCACAATGGCCTCTTCCATATCAATGAGAAGGTTTCCCCTAAAAATACTCCAACCGCCATCAAAAATATCTGCCAACTTAAGGAGCTCCTCGCAAAGTTCCACTTTTCTGTTCAGAGCTTCTTCAGTGAGTTCTGAAAAGAGTTTTTggttaaacttttaaaaaaataaagtatattATTCATCTTACCATCCATTTCAAAACCTGGTGCATTTCCATATAGCTGGGTCAAGGCATACTTGGCTTGCAGGATGTGGGTGTTGGTCTCATGGAGCTCCACACGATGGCGATATATGAAGTCCTCCAGAGCCACGGGTGTAGATTTGTCGAGGGTTTCCAATTCCTGCTGCAATTGGGCATCGGAAGTTAACACATCCTTGGCGGATCTCTTCAAATTACAAATCTGGCACTTCCAATTGGCAGAGTTTTGCAAAGGATTCAAGGAGACGATCtaagaaaagtttttttaagtaagaatATGAATTATCTGATGACACCTTTACCTACCTTTCCTGCCTTGCATTTCAAGCAATCTTGAGCTCCTGCAAAACTCCCCAGTTCCTCAGGATCCTGACACCTGGCGCAGGAGCAGTCAAAGCACTTGGCTTGCCTCAGGTGCAGCCTTCGTTGAATGGTGCTCCTCAGGGGCTGTGTATAGGAAATACTCAAGATCTCGCCTTTGGAAATCTTTCTTttagccaaaaatataatgttcATGTCGTCGTCAAAGCGATGTCTCATGTTTGGAACACAATCATGGGAAATCATAGCTGCTCCGGGGAATAGGGCTCGAATTTTTCTCCTCTCCCTGGGCTGTCTAACTTCGAAGGTGTTTGTGTCCAAAATGGCGGCTATTCGAAGGATATCCAGTTCGGACCAGTCTTTTAAGCCCAAAACAGTTTTTATAAACGTAATAAGGTTGGCCCGAAGGACTTGGTACAAAGGAGTTTCCAGACGCTCCTTTAGATGATCCTCCAGGGTGTAGAGCTTCACAAAGGATTCAGGATCCTTGGTTTTAAGTTGCATGCAACGAAGCAGCATTATTACACAATACGCCGACTCCTTTCGCTCCGCCTCTCCGGGaacataatttattttcgattGGAAGTTACTGCTGGACATGAGCTGGCATTCGGCCTTGTGATGCGGAGAATTCTCGCACTCCTTGCCACAAAGTGGCCAACTGCACAAGCTGCATTTGTAGTAGTTACCATTACGCTTAGCAGGAGCCAAGAGATTCCGGTGACAGCCCAAGCAGAGCGGAGCAGAGGCCACTTTTGGTCCCAGGATCAAAGGAGCCTCCTTGAGGATTTGCTCTCCAATTTTAATGTCCCTAGTGGCGCGTAAGTGCCTGCCCAGTGTCTCATTGGTGGCCACCTCGTAGCACTTGCACTCCGCCTTGTGGCCCTTCTTCCAGTGCTCCTTCTGGTGCTCCCGACTGCAGTAAACCACATTCCGGCAGGCGGCACACAACTGGGAGGCTTTGGCCTGGCACAGGGCACAGGATGTTAGCGAAGCCACAGAAGTCATCTCGTTTGGGGAACTCTCCTTCTTTTTTAGATATCTCCAAGTAATCTCCTCTGTGTTTGCGTAATGCCCAGCGGTTGAAAATTCactgaaaaacaattttcaatgtTCTGCCTTCGTACACGGATTGCGAGAACATTTTCTTTTGTGTCTCCGTCTCCGGCAGCTGCCAAAATAATCGCTCGAGCGGATTCTGATCCACATCTCTCTCCACATCTCTGTCACATGGCGGCGGCGCACGACGGTTTAAAATTAGATCCCAGAAAGCCAAGACAATGTCTAATTTGTTGGCCGGCAATATTAATACTTGTCTATCTGCCAGCCGAACGAATGGAAATGTAATTGCAGAAGGCAGTATTCAATGGAAATTAAGCTTTTCCAACTGGCTGCTTTTAAATGACTATTTAgagcaaaacaaaataattttaaaaattttgaaatatttttctgaATGCTATAACATTTTTCTCTATAATCCCATTATAAAAACACTTGAATTATTCTTTTTAGCaattcaataatttatttagTATTTCTCATAAATtgtctatatatatttatatatatatatatatttttattcatatGCAATTAATATATTGTTTAATTGGAAATCagtcttttttatttaaataagagttaaatgcattttgtttttgtgcttgttttgttttgatttgattgaTTGGATTGATAACTCGATTGATTGA contains the following coding sequences:
- the LOC108132655 gene encoding glycerophosphocholine phosphodiesterase GPCPD1 isoform X3; this translates as MPDQCAAYVDGSALSYGTGNELEPAASSSSECKPTLREFNVRLETPLAPEERLGLTGDVKALGEWQLSRCVPLESLDDLNWQATVPLQACRRMDYRYFVYVEDLSGYKQIRRWETHFKPRSLGPCSELQCSQLDVFGITAENADLKPQVHRGWLNHEVILQLKFNGEKMFQVHDIETFDPQHVQLKIVPVEQTAGLLVEYTKQEYGKSQLEKQPVFGVPYTKNDIVIFHITLPLERIMQQHFRLDCYSMTNELLGSANLVSSEFQGSEGLLHLPIKSARDADETLARLRLPYMVVQPYRYSPLDFKTTYAHYWPRSWPNLDVGHRGNGKSYIADAPAERENTIASFLSAHEHHADMIELDVHMTADGVPVIYHDFGLRTAPPGKQISRPEQLEYVLIKDINYSLLKRLRIFSVIAGKVVEYPSHNVETRPEHKIFPTLVEVLEQLPKSLGIDVEIKWPQRRQGGGSEAEQTIDKNFFVDKVLHQVIQYGCGRPLIFSSFDADMCTMLRFKQNIFPVMFLTQGETKKWQPFLDLRTRTFLAAVNNAQAFELAGTAPHAEDFLGENAPAMLQKAKDLGQIAVIWGDDCNTKERVQYFTRIGATATCYDRSDLNMPEGKKEAFFKSPSLMAEFAAQCRT
- the LOC108132655 gene encoding glycerophosphocholine phosphodiesterase GPCPD1 isoform X2, which encodes MSVPMLLTPMEPQSPDDHMQNCAAYVDGSALSYGTGNELEPAASSSSECKPTLREFNVRLETPLAPEERLGLTGDVKALGEWQLSRCVPLESLDDLNWQATVPLQACRRMDYRYFVYVEDLSGYKQIRRWETHFKPRSLGPCSELQCSQLDVFGITAENADLKPQVHRGWLNHEVILQLKFNGEKMFQVHDIETFDPQHVQLKIVPVEQTAGLLVEYTKQEYGKSQLEKQPVFGVPYTKNDIVIFHITLPLERIMQQHFRLDCYSMTNELLGSANLVSSEFQGSEGLLHLPIKSARDADETLARLRLPYMVVQPYRYSPLDFKTTYAHYWPRSWPNLDVGHRGNGKSYIADAPAERENTIASFLSAHEHHADMIELDVHMTADGVPVIYHDFGLRTAPPGKQISRPEQLEYVLIKDINYSLLKRLRIFSVIAGKVVEYPSHNVETRPEHKIFPTLVEVLEQLPKSLGIDVEIKWPQRRQGGGSEAEQTIDKNFFVDKVLHQVIQYGCGRPLIFSSFDADMCTMLRFKQNIFPVMFLTQGETKKWQPFLDLRTRTFLAAVNNAQAFELAGTAPHAEDFLGENAPAMLQKAKDLGQIAVIWGDDCNTKERVQYFTRIGATATCYDRSDLNMPEGKKEAFFKSPSLMAEFAAQCRT
- the LOC108132656 gene encoding tRNA (uracil-5-)-methyltransferase homolog A, whose protein sequence is MECESKEIPSAEVANGSDLKENEEDKNVSVEKEGTGEEYAYLERNEFTSEIYKIEVKNLGYFGIGEFKKLLKNTLKLDMTKIKSPNRKEFAFVCFRTLEDQQRALETLNGYKWKGKVLKAIAAKASADPLQKKRAADEQANNGNPKKQRTAIEATCPLAELPYEDQVKHKGEEMTNLLKKYLHELWRVNPEAKKTLDKIQFQGVLPSPTVNGYRNKNEFTVGKNSEGEIVVGFRLGCYSDGSVEVAGVENLPHLPEQAKWAAQSFQKLVRQSKFLPFNPDGNVGHFRQLMVRCSSSTGELMLVAGIYSSNLSVDEQQELKNELKNFYENSENEPFKCTSLYYQDVQHREAGQMVNPVHHLLGTTHITDTIQGLKFRISPLAFFQINTEGANLLYQQAIDLVAPTKDTTLLDICCGTGTITLAFAKHCRKVMGVEIVPDAIKDAEFNAEVNGITNCKFYTGNSDDFIKSMVRDALYEQEPGKPVDLVAVVDPPRAGLHNRSIAAIRSASAIKRLVYVSCNPHSAKRNFLDLARPESKQYKGEPFYPKSAVAVDMFPHTTHTELIILFERETKTKPDEAVTPSEAEKTSAESTTNTQPEATPEAIAEESIASTV
- the LOC108132655 gene encoding glycerophosphocholine phosphodiesterase GPCPD1 isoform X1 — its product is MGSLRLHKLWLLRSYLVPSCRGPGRCRAFGSHCIIIGKLPCHRNQTALPQKPHQRQKSRKLQCLPCGLHGQCAAYVDGSALSYGTGNELEPAASSSSECKPTLREFNVRLETPLAPEERLGLTGDVKALGEWQLSRCVPLESLDDLNWQATVPLQACRRMDYRYFVYVEDLSGYKQIRRWETHFKPRSLGPCSELQCSQLDVFGITAENADLKPQVHRGWLNHEVILQLKFNGEKMFQVHDIETFDPQHVQLKIVPVEQTAGLLVEYTKQEYGKSQLEKQPVFGVPYTKNDIVIFHITLPLERIMQQHFRLDCYSMTNELLGSANLVSSEFQGSEGLLHLPIKSARDADETLARLRLPYMVVQPYRYSPLDFKTTYAHYWPRSWPNLDVGHRGNGKSYIADAPAERENTIASFLSAHEHHADMIELDVHMTADGVPVIYHDFGLRTAPPGKQISRPEQLEYVLIKDINYSLLKRLRIFSVIAGKVVEYPSHNVETRPEHKIFPTLVEVLEQLPKSLGIDVEIKWPQRRQGGGSEAEQTIDKNFFVDKVLHQVIQYGCGRPLIFSSFDADMCTMLRFKQNIFPVMFLTQGETKKWQPFLDLRTRTFLAAVNNAQAFELAGTAPHAEDFLGENAPAMLQKAKDLGQIAVIWGDDCNTKERVQYFTRIGATATCYDRSDLNMPEGKKEAFFKSPSLMAEFAAQCRT
- the SmydA-2 gene encoding SET domain-containing protein SmydA-8 — translated: MTSVASLTSCALCQAKASQLCAACRNVVYCSREHQKEHWKKGHKAECKCYEVATNETLGRHLRATRDIKIGEQILKEAPLILGPKVASAPLCLGCHRNLLAPAKRNGNYYKCSLCSWPLCGKECENSPHHKAECQLMSSSNFQSKINYVPGEAERKESAYCVIMLLRCMQLKTKDPESFVKLYTLEDHLKERLETPLYQVLRANLITFIKTVLGLKDWSELDILRIAAILDTNTFEVRQPRERRKIRALFPGAAMISHDCVPNMRHRFDDDMNIIFLAKRKISKGEILSISYTQPLRSTIQRRLHLRQAKCFDCSCARCQDPEELGSFAGAQDCLKCKAGKIVSLNPLQNSANWKCQICNLKRSAKDVLTSDAQLQQELETLDKSTPVALEDFIYRHRVELHETNTHILQAKYALTQLYGNAPGFEMDELTEEALNRKVELCEELLKLADIFDGGWSIFRGNLLIDMEEAIVAQALRTEDPSECQEKLQQAADLLKEIQNIMQHEPEMKQLLSERKAILDFALKRFEEVKE